A section of the Salvelinus fontinalis isolate EN_2023a chromosome 33, ASM2944872v1, whole genome shotgun sequence genome encodes:
- the LOC129831667 gene encoding extracellular calcium-sensing receptor-like, which translates to MAGGLALLSSASASSSASGLESVRCRLQGTTRPPAFSQDGDFVIGGVFSIHNYMYTLEHSYTSMPEPLQCTGSLDSRELRFSRAMVFAVEEINNSSDLLPGVTLGYQVHDSCTSVPMAMNVAFQLANGLDPMFDTGEQCSGSATVTAIVGESGSTPTISMLRIIGPFGIPQVSHFSTCACLSDKKQYPTFFRTIPSDQFQAAALAHLIKHFGWTWIGAVRSDSDYGNNGMAAFLQAAQEEGICVEYSEAFSRTNPLSRVQRVADVIRSSTARVVVAFTSVVEMRILLEEMERLPSPPRQWIGSESWVTDRDMLRFGLCAGAIGFGIQRSVIPSFRDFLLDLSPQKVSNSPLLTEFWEGAFGCRLGIGTTTGVGVEEKVCDGSEDIQQLQTPFTDTSQLRVTNMVYKAVYAIAHAIHSIVCEERENSTVNCDKNLNVKPTKVLERLTRVNFSRNGYQVSFDANGDPVATYELVNWQRRESGNIDFVTVGLYDGSLPPDQRLHIEREITWVKNSTQVPVSVCSDSCPPGTRKAVQKGKPVCCYDCIQCAEGEISNNTDSSDCLICPEEYWPNAERDRCILKPVEFLSFHEVLGIILTVCSVGGACLAIATATVFYRHRTSAIVRANNSELSFLLLFSLTLCFLCSLTFIGRPSEWSCMLRHTAFGITFVLCISCVLGKTIVVLMAFRATLPGSNVMKWFGPPQQRLTVVSFTFVQALICTLWLVLSPPFPIKNLTTYKEKIILECDVGSAIGFWAVLGYIGLLALLCFVLAFLARKLPDNFNEAKFITFSMLIFCAVWITFIPAYVSSPGKFTVAVEIFAIITSSFGLFFLLFVPKCFIILFRPEKNTKKQLMEKTSNDTRY; encoded by the exons ATGGCTGGTGGGCTTGCCTTGCTCTCGtctgcctctgcctcttcctctgctTCTGGGCTGGAGTCTGTCAGATGCAGGCTCCAAGGCACCACTCGTCCTCCGGCGTTCTCCCAGGACGGGGACTTTGTCATCGGGGGTGTGTTCTCCATCCACAACTACATGTACACTTTGGAACACAGCTACACCAGCATGCCTGAGCCCCTGCAGTGCACAGGGAG TTTGGATTCCCGTGAGTTGCGCTTCTCGCGCGCCATGGTCTTCGCAGTTGAGGAGATAAACAACAGTTCGGACCTTCTACCGGGTGTCACACTTGGTTATCAAGTGCATGACTCGTGCACCTCGGTCCCCATGGCCATGAATGTGGCCTTCCAGTTGGCTAACGGCCTGGACCCAATGTTTGATACCGGAGAACAGTGCTCGGGGTCGGCTACAGTGACAGCTATCGTGGGCGAGTCTGGCTCCACGCCTACCATCAGCATGTTGCGCATCATCGGCCCTTTCGGTATTCCTCAG GTGAGCCACTTTTCCACCTGTGCGTGTCTGAGTGATAAGAAACAGTATCCAACCTTCTTCAGAACCATCCCCAGTGATCAGTTCCAGGCTGCCGCTCTGGCCCACCTCATCAAGCACTTCGGCTGGACCTGGATTGGGGCGGTCCGTTCCGACTCTGACTACGGTAATAACGGGATGGCGGCTTTCCTACAGGCAGCACAAGAGGAAGGCATCTGTGTGGAATATTCTGAAGCCTTCTCCCGTACCAACCCACTCAGCAGAGTGCAACGGGTGGCCGACGTGATCCGCAG CTCCACAGCCCGGGTGGTGGTGGCATTCACATCTGTTGTGGAAATGAGGATCCTGCTCGAGGAGATGGAACGCCTGCCCTCTCCTCCCCGCCAGTGGATCGGGAGTGAGTCCTGGGTCACTGACCGAGACATGCTGCGCTTCGGCCTGTGTGCCGGGGCCATCGGATTTGGCATCCAGCGCTCTGTCATCCCCAGCTTCAGGGATTTCCTCCTGGACCTCTCCCCACAGAAGGTGTCCAACTCTCCCCTGCTCACAGAGTTCTGGGAGGGAGCCTTTGGCTGTCGGCTGGGGAtag ggaCTACTACAGGTGTTGGTGTTGAAGAGAAGGTGTGTGATGGCAGTGAGGATATACAGCAGCTACAGACACCATTCACAGATACATCCCAGCTGCGTGTCACTAACATGGTGTATAAAGCTGTTTACGCCATAGCACACGCCATCCACAGCATTGTTTGTGAAGAGAGAGAAAACTCCACTGTGAACTGTGACAAAAATCTCAATGTGAAGCCAACAAAG GTCCTGGAGAGATTGACGAGGGTGAACTTCTCTCGTAATGGGTACCAAGTGTCTTTTGATGCCAACGGGGATCCAGTGGCAACCTATGAGCTGGTCAACTGGCAGAGACGGGAGAGTGGGAATATAGATTTTGTGACAGTGGGGCTCTATGATGGGTCCCTGCCTCCTGACCAGAGGCTTCATATCGAGAGGGAAATCACCTGGGTAAAGAACAGTACACAAGTACCTGTGTCAGTGTGCAGTGACAGCTGTCCCCCAGGCACTCGTAAGGCTGTACAGAAAGGAAAGCCTGTATGCTGTTATGACTGTATCCAATGTGCAGAGGGAGAAATAAGTAATAACACAG ATTCTTCAGACTGTCTGATCTGTCCCGAGGAGTACTGGCCCAACGCTGAGAGAGACCGCTGTATCCTTAAGCCTGTGGAGTTCCTGTCCTTCCACGAGGTCCTCGGAATCATCCTGACAGTCTGCTCTGTGGGCGGGGCTTGTCTGGCCATCGCCACGGCAACTGTCTTCTACCGCCACCGAACTTCGGCCATCGTCAGGGCCAACAACTCTGAGCTGAGCTTCCTGCTGCTCTTCTCCTTGACACTGTGTTTTCTGTGCTCTCTTACTTTCATTGGCCGGCCCTCTGAGTGGTCCTGTATGCTGCGCCACACAGCGTTTGGGATCACCTTCGTCCTCTGCATCTCTTGTGTTCTGGGGAAAACAATAGTGGTGTTGATGGCCTTCAGGGCTACACTTCCAGGAAGTAATGTCATGAAATGGTTTGgtcctccacagcagagattgactGTAGTGTCCTTCACGTTTGTCCAGGCTTTGATATGCACTCTGTGGTTGGTCCTGTCCCCTCCCTTCCCCATTAAAAACCTCACTACCTACAAGGAAAAGATCATTCTAGAGTGTGATGTGGGTTCAGCTATTGGTTTCTGGGCTGTGTTGGGCTATATAGGACTCCTGGCTCTCTTGTGCTTTGTGCTGGCTTTTCTGGCTCGGAAGCTGCCTGATAACTTCAATGAGGCCAAATTCATCACCTTCAGCATGCTCATATTCTGTGCAGTCTGGATCACCTTTATCCCAGCTTATGTCAGCTCTCCTGGGAAGTTCACTGTAGCTGTGGAGATCTTTGCCATCATCACCTCTAGCTTTGGGTTGTTCTTTCTGTTATTTGTTCCTAAATGCTTCATTATTCTGTTCAGGCCGGAGAAGAACACCAAGAAACAGCTTATGGAGAAGACATCCAATGATACACGTTATTAA